One Ictalurus furcatus strain D&B chromosome 24, Billie_1.0, whole genome shotgun sequence DNA segment encodes these proteins:
- the myclb gene encoding protein L-Myc-1b, which yields MPGISASPLPYACWDMEDPDQYQHYFYDDHDPDEDFFKSTAPSEDIWKKFELVPTPPMSPVRRLDETSVCPSLGDKLEWVSHFLGQDDEHEAQCNLSSIIIQDCMWSGFSATQRLEKAVNEHMLCQGGAKVPLVPQIPPSRSQSGHVESLSLSSPMSDCVDPAAVLTFPLSGCKKQVSSGSESHTDSSDDEEIDVVTVEHKHGKSRPVNSRKPVTITVRADPHDPGTKRFHISIHQQQHNYAAPSPDSEPPRKRIRQETSQPRPSSTVHTLESKPHSPVATVSIPVHSMTTSPLLASSHHGLKSQPSSPQSSDSEDMDRRKNHNYLERKRRNDLRSRFLALRDEIPGLVDCPKTPKVVILTKATEYLRLLHVTDKQKAQEKKQLKNRHQQLLRRLAELKRS from the exons ATGCCGGGAATCAGCGCGAGCCCTTTACCCTATGCATGCTGGGACATGGAGGATCCGGATCAGTACCAACACTACTTCTATGATGACCACGATCCAGATGAAGACTTTTTTAAGTCCACTGCACCCAGCGAGGACATCTGGAAGAAGTTCGAGCTCGTGCCCACACCGCCCATGTCTCCCGTGAGGAGGCTGGATGAGACATCGGTGTGTCCATCACTGGGGGACAAACTCGAGTGGGTGTCCCACTTCTTGGGCCAGGACGACGAGCATGAGGCACAATGCAACCTGAGCTCGATAATCATACAGGACTGCATGTGGAGCGGCTTTTCAGCCACTCAGAGGCTCGAGAAGGCTGTCAATGAGCACATGTTGTGTCAGGGTGGGGCCAAGGTGCCTCTTGTCCCTCAGATTCCCCCATCGAGGTCACAGAGTGGTCATGTGGAGTCGTTATCTCTCAGCAGTCCGATGTCGGACTGTGTGGATCCGGCGGCTGTGTTGACCTTCCCACTGAGCGGCTGTAAGAAGCAGGTGTCCTCTGGCTCTGAGTCACACACCGACTCATCTG ATGACGAGGAGATTGACGTTGTGACCGTGGAACACAAGCATGGCAAATCACGGCCAGTGAACTCGCGCAAACCGGTCACCATCACGGTGCGTGCCGACCCACACGACCCAGGCACCAAACGCTTCCACATCTCCATCCACCAACAGCAACACAACTACGCCGCCCCGTCCCCTGATTCAGAGCCCCCTCGCAAGAGGATCCGCCAGGAGACTTCACAGCCCCGGCCAAGCTCCACAGTCCACACACTCGAGAGCAAACCACACTCACCTGTTGCAACCGTTTCCATCCCAGTACACTCCATGACCACCTCACCACTGCTTGCCTCATCCCATCATGGCCTAAAATCGCAGCCATCCAGCCCTCAAAGCTCAGACAGCGAGGACATGGACAGACGCAAGAACCACAACTATCTGGAGAGGAAGAGACGCAACGACCTGCGTTCACGCTTCCTGGCCCTGAGAGATGAGATTCCCGGTCTTGTGGACTGTCCAAAGACGCCCAAGGTGGTGATCCTGACCAAGGCCACTGAGTACCTGCGTCTGCTACACGTCACAGATAAGCAAAAAGCCCAGGAAAAGAAGCAGCTCAAAAACAGGCATCAGCAGCTCCTTCGGAGGCTAGCAGAACTGAAACGCTCTTAA